Proteins encoded within one genomic window of Spiribacter curvatus:
- a CDS encoding copper-transporting P-type ATPase yields the protein MAEQNPLYYTCPMHPEIRQPMPGDCPICGMALEPETVSRDDGPSAELTDMTRRFWIGLFLALPVLMLEMGSHLIRLDALIAPQASNWIQLVLATPVVAWCGWPFFVRGWKSVVSRNLNMFTLIAIGTGVALIYSLVATLAPSIFPATFRQQDGSVAVYFEAAAVIVVLVLLGQVLELRAREKTSGAIKALLDLAPATARRLDEQGGESDVSLDEIAVGDRLRVRPGDKVPLDGELLEGRSNVDESMVTGEPLAGGKQPGDEVIGGSINQQGSFIMRADRVGRDTMLAQIVQMVTRAQRSRAPIQSLADTVAAYFVPTVLAIAVVAFIVWSVLGPAPPMAFALIAAVSVVIIACPCALGLATPMSIMVGVGRGAQSGVLIRDAEALERMEKVDTVVVDKTGTLTVGQPQVTRIVASTGFSEAALMRLAGGLEKGSEHPLAQAIVDKAHAMGLDLPEAEGFDAPNGKGVTGTLEGQRVLIGNRLLMESENVDVTAFEEKTDPFRQDGATVIFVAVDGSVAGLIAIADPVKETTEAAISALQGGGIRVVMLTGDNQISAEAVARQLHIDEVRAEVLPEDKGRVVQRLKDDGRIVVMAGDGVNDAPALATADVGVAMGTGTDVAIESAGITLLRGDLMGIVEARRLSLATMRNIRQNLFFAFVYNSAGIPIAAGVLYPFFGVLLSPIFAAAAMSLSSVSVIVNALRLRMIKLAPNH from the coding sequence ATGGCCGAACAGAACCCGCTCTACTACACCTGTCCCATGCATCCGGAGATCCGCCAGCCAATGCCGGGTGACTGTCCGATCTGTGGCATGGCGCTGGAACCGGAGACAGTGAGCCGCGATGACGGGCCGTCCGCGGAGCTCACAGATATGACGCGCCGCTTCTGGATCGGGCTGTTTCTGGCTCTGCCGGTACTGATGCTCGAGATGGGCAGTCATCTGATCAGGCTCGATGCCCTGATTGCCCCGCAGGCCTCGAACTGGATTCAGCTGGTCCTGGCAACGCCGGTGGTGGCCTGGTGTGGCTGGCCGTTCTTCGTCCGGGGTTGGAAATCGGTCGTCAGCCGCAACCTGAACATGTTCACGCTGATTGCCATTGGGACGGGAGTGGCGTTGATCTACAGCCTTGTGGCCACACTGGCACCGTCGATCTTCCCGGCGACCTTCCGTCAGCAGGATGGCTCGGTCGCCGTCTACTTCGAGGCAGCAGCGGTCATTGTCGTGCTCGTGTTGCTCGGTCAGGTGCTGGAGCTGCGGGCGCGCGAGAAAACCTCAGGCGCCATTAAGGCGCTCCTCGATCTGGCGCCTGCGACCGCACGCAGGCTCGATGAGCAGGGTGGCGAGTCGGATGTGTCGCTGGACGAGATCGCCGTGGGCGACCGCCTGCGGGTTCGCCCGGGGGACAAAGTGCCGCTGGATGGAGAGCTGCTTGAAGGCCGCTCCAACGTGGATGAATCGATGGTGACGGGGGAGCCGCTGGCGGGTGGCAAGCAACCCGGCGATGAGGTGATTGGCGGCAGCATCAACCAGCAGGGAAGCTTTATCATGCGGGCCGATCGGGTCGGCCGCGATACCATGCTGGCGCAGATTGTGCAGATGGTGACCCGCGCCCAGCGCAGCCGTGCCCCCATCCAGAGTCTGGCCGATACGGTGGCGGCGTATTTCGTACCGACCGTGTTGGCGATCGCCGTCGTGGCCTTCATCGTCTGGTCGGTCCTCGGACCGGCGCCACCGATGGCCTTCGCGCTGATCGCGGCTGTCAGTGTCGTGATCATTGCCTGCCCGTGCGCCCTGGGCCTGGCAACACCGATGTCGATCATGGTTGGTGTCGGCCGGGGCGCTCAGAGCGGTGTGCTGATCCGTGACGCCGAGGCGCTGGAGCGCATGGAAAAGGTCGATACCGTGGTGGTGGACAAGACCGGCACATTGACCGTGGGTCAGCCTCAAGTGACCCGGATCGTTGCGTCGACGGGGTTCAGCGAGGCGGCATTAATGCGGCTCGCCGGCGGCCTCGAAAAGGGCAGCGAGCACCCATTAGCCCAGGCGATCGTTGACAAGGCTCACGCCATGGGACTGGATCTCCCTGAGGCGGAGGGCTTTGACGCGCCAAACGGCAAGGGCGTGACCGGCACGCTCGAGGGCCAGCGGGTGTTGATCGGCAACCGCCTGTTGATGGAATCGGAAAACGTCGACGTGACGGCTTTTGAAGAGAAAACCGATCCATTCCGCCAGGACGGCGCGACGGTCATTTTCGTGGCGGTGGACGGCTCTGTCGCCGGCCTTATCGCCATCGCCGATCCAGTCAAGGAAACCACGGAGGCCGCTATTTCCGCCCTGCAGGGAGGCGGCATTCGCGTGGTCATGCTGACCGGCGACAATCAAATCTCCGCCGAGGCCGTCGCCCGTCAGTTGCACATCGACGAGGTGCGGGCGGAAGTCCTGCCCGAGGACAAGGGACGGGTCGTCCAGCGTCTCAAGGACGATGGCCGGATTGTCGTCATGGCTGGCGACGGTGTGAACGATGCGCCTGCCCTGGCGACTGCGGATGTCGGCGTCGCGATGGGTACGGGGACCGACGTCGCCATTGAAAGCGCCGGAATCACCCTGCTCAGAGGCGATCTGATGGGGATTGTGGAGGCACGACGGTTGTCGCTGGCGACCATGCGTAATATCCGCCAGAACCTGTTTTTTGCCTTTGTCTATAATTCCGCCGGCATTCCCATTGCAGCCGGGGTTCTGTATCCGTTTTTCGGCGTATTGCTATCGCCAATCTTTGCGGCGGCCGCGATGTCACTGTCTTCGGTGAGTGTTATCGTCAACGCACTGCGCCTGCGAATGATCAAGCTCGCCCCCAATCATTGA
- a CDS encoding response regulator, with translation MSEALAVHLVDDDAGVAEACRYLLEGLGLAVIDWRSGEDFLAGANLDEPAAVLLDMRLPGIDGRAVHERLQAADACLGVIILTGHGDIDMAVESMKRGAVDFLQKPVGARAMERALASAFARARQCASDRRIRHLAAALSEREREIARRVSEGLTNREIAEALHIAVRTVEVHRSRVVEKMGAANSAELAALWQRLEA, from the coding sequence ATGAGCGAGGCGCTGGCCGTCCACCTGGTCGATGACGATGCAGGCGTGGCCGAGGCCTGCCGTTATCTGCTCGAGGGCCTGGGGCTCGCGGTCATTGACTGGCGCAGTGGTGAGGACTTTCTGGCCGGCGCCAACCTCGACGAGCCCGCTGCTGTACTGCTCGACATGCGCTTGCCGGGCATCGATGGCAGGGCCGTCCACGAGCGGCTGCAGGCCGCCGACGCCTGCCTCGGCGTCATTATCCTCACCGGTCATGGCGATATCGACATGGCGGTCGAATCGATGAAACGCGGCGCTGTAGACTTTCTGCAGAAACCCGTTGGTGCCAGGGCCATGGAGCGGGCCCTGGCCTCGGCCTTCGCCCGTGCCCGCCAGTGCGCCAGCGATCGGCGGATCCGTCACCTCGCCGCCGCTCTCAGTGAGCGGGAACGCGAGATCGCCCGCCGGGTCAGCGAGGGCCTGACCAACCGAGAAATCGCCGAGGCGCTGCATATCGCGGTCCGCACCGTCGAGGTCCACCGCTCGCGGGTGGTCGAGAAGATGGGTGCGGCGAACAGCGCCGAACTGGCCGCGCTGTGGCAGCGCCTCGAAGCCTGA
- a CDS encoding metallophosphoesterase family protein, whose translation MSLKLLAVGDLHLGHRPARLPADLVSRAADFSPAAAWRRTVDLAIREGVAAVLLAGDVAESSHDYFEALPRLQTGIAELTRAGIKTLAVSGNHDVNVLPRLIDRVPDAHLLGRNGQWESVQLRDPSGGSDTSATLWGWSFPTDRVHTSPLTQLPPDPGTGPLIGLLHCDRDQAASPYAPVTSDELRRTRFDAWLLGHIHQPDPLAPTRPSGYLGTVVGLDAGEPGPRGPWLIEISGGHIQRFEQRTIAPLRWERIDVDLTDTASSAEVTQRLSDGLAALGTQLGKARERPDLVALRIRLTGDCDLTEADIRAAMPETDRSLSLPGATAIQWFVESWRIDTRPVTPLERLAERDDQPGLLARRLLILQRDPDDADRRALLEAAAQHLRSAADKPRWGQLPGDPPDTHSVAEWLRESGQNALRAMLAQERD comes from the coding sequence ATGAGCCTTAAACTCCTCGCCGTCGGTGACCTGCACCTGGGGCACCGGCCGGCCCGATTACCCGCTGACCTTGTGTCACGCGCGGCCGACTTCTCCCCGGCGGCGGCCTGGCGCCGAACAGTCGATCTGGCCATCCGGGAAGGCGTGGCGGCTGTTCTGCTCGCCGGCGACGTCGCCGAATCCAGTCATGATTATTTCGAGGCGCTGCCACGCCTGCAGACCGGTATCGCCGAGCTCACCCGCGCGGGTATCAAGACCCTTGCGGTCAGCGGCAACCACGACGTCAACGTCCTGCCCCGGCTGATCGATCGCGTGCCGGATGCCCATCTGCTGGGCCGTAACGGTCAGTGGGAGTCCGTCCAACTGCGCGATCCATCCGGCGGGAGCGATACCAGCGCGACGTTGTGGGGATGGTCCTTTCCCACCGATCGGGTCCACACCAGCCCGCTGACGCAGCTGCCCCCGGATCCCGGAACCGGGCCGCTGATCGGGCTTCTCCATTGCGATCGCGACCAGGCCGCGAGCCCCTACGCCCCGGTCACCAGTGATGAGCTACGCCGCACGCGGTTCGATGCCTGGCTGCTCGGGCATATCCATCAACCTGACCCGCTCGCACCGACCCGGCCAAGCGGTTATCTGGGAACGGTCGTGGGTCTGGATGCCGGTGAACCCGGCCCTCGCGGCCCCTGGCTGATTGAGATCAGCGGCGGCCATATCCAGCGCTTCGAGCAGCGTACCATTGCCCCTCTGCGCTGGGAGCGCATCGATGTCGATCTGACCGACACCGCCAGCAGCGCAGAAGTCACTCAGCGACTGAGCGATGGACTGGCAGCACTGGGCACGCAGCTGGGCAAAGCCCGCGAACGACCGGACCTGGTGGCTCTGCGGATCCGCCTGACCGGTGACTGCGACCTGACGGAAGCGGATATCCGCGCCGCGATGCCGGAAACAGACCGGAGCCTGAGCCTGCCCGGCGCAACCGCCATCCAGTGGTTCGTCGAGTCGTGGCGCATCGACACACGACCCGTGACGCCGCTGGAGCGACTCGCCGAGCGGGACGATCAGCCGGGACTACTCGCCAGGCGGCTGCTGATTCTCCAGCGCGACCCCGACGATGCCGACCGCCGCGCCCTGCTCGAAGCCGCGGCGCAGCACCTGCGGTCCGCGGCTGACAAACCGCGTTGGGGTCAACTACCCGGTGATCCGCCTGACACCCACAGCGTCGCCGAATGGCTGCGCGAGAGCGGGCAGAATGCCCTGCGCGCAATGCTCGCCCAGGAGCGCGACTGA
- the fdxA gene encoding ferredoxin FdxA, whose product MTYVVTDNCIKCKYTDCVEVCPVDCFHEGPNFLAIDPDECIDCTLCEPECPAEAIYSEDDLPSEMAHFLDLNAELAQKWPVITEMKESPADAEQWDGVPNKLEHLER is encoded by the coding sequence ATGACGTACGTCGTCACCGATAATTGCATCAAGTGCAAATACACTGATTGCGTTGAGGTCTGCCCCGTGGACTGCTTCCACGAAGGACCCAACTTTCTCGCGATCGACCCGGATGAGTGTATCGACTGCACACTCTGCGAGCCCGAGTGCCCCGCCGAGGCGATCTACTCGGAGGACGACCTGCCCAGCGAAATGGCGCATTTCCTTGATCTCAACGCCGAGCTGGCGCAGAAGTGGCCGGTCATCACCGAGATGAAGGAGTCACCGGCGGATGCCGAACAGTGGGATGGGGTACCCAACAAACTCGAGCACCTCGAGCGCTAA
- the mutS gene encoding DNA mismatch repair protein MutS gives MMQQFLRIKAAHPDILLFYRMGDFYELFYEDARRASALLDITLTQRGESAGAPIPMAGVPIHSYEGYLARLLARGESVAICEQVGDPATAKGPVERQVVRVVTPGTVTDEALLEDRRSNLLTALTRDGDDWGLASLELAAGRYTVCEGRGEAELSAELERLSPTELLIAESAPPPASWRDAAGLTRRPPWHFEHEASERALIRHFGTRDLSGFGVTAMPRAIAAAGAILQYVADTQRSALPHIRELRIEQTDAAITIDAASRRNLELETNLAGGSDHTLAAVLDTTVTAMGSRTLRRWINRPLRDQAVLRDRQSAIAALIERDPTPLREQLRRCADVERISARVGMGSARPRDLTGLRDTLGVLPDLAADLHGFEEPRLQTLARDAAPLPVPADALQRALVAQPPVVIRDGGVIADGYDATLDELRDLSRHADDYLADLEVREREATGLNSLKVSFNRVHGYYIEISRSQSGQAPTRYTRRQTLKGTERYITPELKAFEDKVLSARERALAREKTLYEELVDWLGEHLAGLLDLAAALDELDTLATLAERADRLGYSRPVLQPTPGITISEGRHPVVEHSTEDPFIANDIGLDDRQRMLMITGPNMGGKSTYMRQIALITLMAHIGSFVPATAATFGPIDRIFTRIGASDDLAGGRSTFMVEMTETANILRNATRESLVLLDEIGRGTSTFDGLALAWATAEALCERIRAFTLFATHYFEMTALPEQYPSAANVHLEAVEHAERIVFLHSVRDGPASQSYGLQVAALAGVPETVIRAARDKLARLEASEPAAPQLSLFAEPAAAPAPAPADPRATALRERLEAIDADELTPRQAHELLYNLQEQISDGADPTGKPQRT, from the coding sequence ATGATGCAGCAGTTTCTGCGCATCAAGGCAGCGCACCCCGATATCCTGCTGTTCTATCGCATGGGCGACTTCTACGAGCTCTTCTATGAGGATGCGCGCCGGGCGTCGGCACTGCTCGATATCACCCTGACACAGCGCGGCGAATCAGCGGGTGCGCCGATCCCCATGGCCGGCGTGCCGATCCATAGCTATGAGGGCTACCTGGCTCGGCTTCTGGCACGGGGCGAGTCGGTCGCGATCTGCGAGCAGGTCGGTGACCCAGCCACCGCCAAGGGCCCCGTGGAACGCCAGGTGGTCCGGGTGGTGACGCCCGGCACGGTCACCGACGAGGCCTTGCTGGAGGATCGGCGCAGCAATCTACTCACCGCCCTGACCCGTGACGGCGATGACTGGGGACTCGCCAGCCTGGAGCTTGCGGCTGGCCGGTATACGGTCTGCGAGGGACGGGGAGAGGCCGAGCTGAGCGCCGAACTCGAACGCCTCTCGCCGACTGAGCTGTTGATCGCTGAATCGGCCCCACCACCGGCCAGCTGGCGGGACGCTGCGGGCCTGACCCGCCGGCCGCCCTGGCATTTCGAGCATGAGGCCAGCGAGCGGGCACTCATCCGCCACTTCGGCACCCGCGATCTGAGTGGTTTCGGTGTGACCGCAATGCCCCGGGCAATCGCGGCTGCCGGGGCTATCCTGCAGTATGTCGCCGATACACAGCGCTCGGCACTGCCGCATATCCGCGAACTGCGCATCGAACAGACCGATGCCGCGATCACGATCGACGCCGCCAGCCGGCGTAATCTCGAGCTCGAAACCAACCTCGCCGGTGGGAGTGATCACACCCTTGCCGCAGTGCTCGACACGACCGTTACCGCCATGGGCAGCCGTACGCTGCGGCGCTGGATCAACCGCCCGCTGCGTGACCAGGCGGTGCTTCGCGATCGTCAGTCGGCGATCGCTGCGCTGATCGAGCGCGACCCGACCCCATTGCGCGAACAGTTGCGGCGCTGTGCCGATGTTGAGCGGATCAGCGCCCGCGTCGGGATGGGATCGGCGCGACCGCGCGATTTGACCGGGCTACGCGACACACTCGGCGTGCTGCCGGATCTCGCCGCCGATCTCCACGGATTCGAGGAACCACGACTGCAGACGCTCGCCCGTGACGCCGCACCGCTACCAGTGCCGGCCGATGCGCTGCAGCGAGCGCTGGTCGCCCAGCCACCGGTGGTGATCCGCGACGGCGGCGTCATTGCCGATGGATACGACGCCACCCTCGATGAGCTGCGCGATCTCTCGCGTCATGCCGATGACTATCTCGCCGATCTCGAGGTCCGTGAACGCGAGGCCACCGGACTCAACTCGCTCAAGGTGAGTTTCAACCGCGTCCATGGCTACTACATCGAAATCAGTCGCAGCCAGAGCGGACAGGCACCCACCCGCTACACCCGGCGACAGACGCTCAAGGGAACCGAGCGCTATATCACCCCTGAGCTCAAGGCATTCGAGGACAAGGTATTGTCCGCCCGCGAGCGGGCACTGGCCCGGGAGAAAACCCTCTACGAGGAACTGGTCGACTGGCTTGGCGAGCACCTCGCCGGGCTGCTCGATCTTGCCGCCGCGCTTGACGAACTGGATACTCTTGCCACCCTGGCGGAACGGGCCGATCGCCTCGGCTACAGCCGGCCAGTCCTGCAACCAACGCCGGGGATTACGATCAGCGAGGGCCGGCACCCGGTCGTCGAGCACAGCACCGAGGATCCGTTCATCGCCAATGACATCGGACTCGATGATCGGCAACGGATGCTCATGATCACGGGCCCTAATATGGGCGGCAAGTCGACCTATATGCGCCAGATCGCCCTGATCACGCTGATGGCCCACATTGGCAGCTTCGTCCCGGCAACGGCGGCGACATTCGGACCCATCGATCGTATTTTCACCCGCATCGGCGCGTCCGACGATCTCGCCGGCGGGCGATCGACGTTCATGGTGGAGATGACCGAGACGGCGAACATCCTCCGCAATGCCACCCGCGAGAGCCTGGTCCTGCTCGACGAAATCGGTCGGGGCACGAGCACGTTCGACGGTCTGGCGCTCGCGTGGGCAACCGCGGAGGCCCTCTGCGAGCGCATCCGTGCTTTCACGCTGTTCGCGACACACTATTTCGAGATGACGGCACTGCCCGAGCAATACCCAAGTGCCGCGAATGTCCATCTGGAGGCCGTCGAGCATGCCGAGCGGATCGTCTTCCTGCACAGCGTCCGCGACGGCCCCGCCAGCCAGAGCTATGGGCTCCAGGTGGCTGCCCTCGCCGGCGTTCCCGAGACCGTCATCCGTGCTGCCCGTGACAAACTCGCGCGGCTCGAGGCGAGTGAGCCGGCCGCACCGCAGCTTTCGTTGTTTGCCGAGCCGGCGGCGGCACCAGCGCCTGCACCGGCGGATCCGAGGGCCACTGCGCTTCGGGAGCGGCTGGAGGCGATTGACGCCGATGAGCTGACGCCGCGCCAGGCGCACGAACTTCTGTATAACCTCCAGGAGCAGATCAGCGACGGCGCCGACCCGACGGGCAAACCCCAACGCACGTAG
- a CDS encoding LysR substrate-binding domain-containing protein gives MSTPTSPNSPQGLPLLDMEILRTFLAISETGSFSRAAQQIYRTPSAVSMQIKRLEEMLGRALFVREPRQVHLTPEGETMLGYARQLLEINDEAVGQFLSPQVGGTVRLGAPDDLGTRVLPGILSLFSRSYPAVQVNVRVGRSPDLMRRLDIGELDVALLVAEAGNRPHRLAEPVYREPLVWAGREGGIALQRTPLPIAVADRGCPWRRMALESLNRSGHRYRIAYTCEHTAAQEAATGQDIAITPLPRGLVHAPLRVIEEEEAGLSPLGDYEVLMLRMPARGAAVEALAEHIMEHFAGTPNATAAAVV, from the coding sequence ATGTCGACGCCGACGTCACCCAATTCGCCGCAGGGGCTACCCTTGCTGGATATGGAAATCCTGCGGACTTTCCTCGCCATCTCTGAGACCGGGAGCTTTTCCCGAGCGGCACAACAGATCTATCGAACGCCATCGGCGGTGAGCATGCAGATCAAGCGCCTCGAGGAAATGCTTGGACGGGCGCTTTTCGTGCGCGAGCCGCGCCAGGTCCATCTCACCCCGGAAGGGGAGACGATGCTGGGATATGCCCGTCAGCTGCTGGAAATCAACGATGAGGCGGTGGGCCAGTTCCTCTCGCCCCAGGTCGGGGGTACCGTTCGGTTGGGGGCCCCGGACGATCTGGGGACACGTGTTCTGCCGGGTATTCTTTCACTCTTCAGTCGGAGCTATCCGGCCGTCCAGGTCAATGTGCGTGTGGGTCGAAGTCCGGATCTGATGCGACGTCTGGATATCGGCGAGTTGGATGTGGCCCTTCTGGTCGCCGAAGCCGGTAATCGACCCCACCGGCTGGCGGAGCCGGTCTATCGCGAGCCATTGGTGTGGGCCGGTCGCGAGGGCGGTATCGCGCTGCAGCGAACCCCCCTGCCCATAGCCGTGGCCGATCGTGGCTGCCCCTGGCGGCGAATGGCCCTGGAGTCGCTCAACCGCAGCGGCCATCGTTATCGGATCGCCTATACCTGCGAGCACACCGCCGCTCAGGAGGCGGCTACGGGGCAGGACATCGCGATCACGCCGCTACCGAGGGGACTGGTGCATGCCCCGCTGCGTGTCATCGAGGAAGAAGAAGCCGGTCTCTCACCGCTGGGCGATTATGAAGTGCTCATGCTGCGCATGCCCGCCCGCGGGGCCGCCGTGGAGGCGCTCGCGGAGCACATCATGGAGCATTTTGCGGGCACGCCGAACGCCACTGCCGCAGCGGTCGTCTAG
- a CDS encoding slipin family protein → MLIPSLIVAAAVAIILFASFRVFREYERGVVFLLGRFWRVKGPGLRLIIPFIQQAVKIDLRVITLDVPSQDVISKDNVTVKVNAVLYYRVMDPERAVIHVEDFNAATSQLAQTTLRSVLGKHDLDQMLSERDKLNADIQEILDDQTNAWGIKVANVEIKHVDLDESMIRAIARQAEAERNRRAKVIHAEGEYQASQQLLSAANVLAENPQAIQLRYLQTLSDISVDNASTIVFPVPMEMMKSLGPGGLQTGGAPFNVAPGAAANPAGADG, encoded by the coding sequence ATGTTGATTCCGAGTCTGATCGTTGCCGCCGCGGTCGCCATTATTCTTTTCGCCTCGTTCCGGGTATTCCGCGAGTACGAGCGTGGCGTGGTGTTTCTCCTGGGTCGTTTCTGGCGGGTCAAGGGCCCCGGGTTGCGGCTCATCATTCCGTTCATCCAGCAGGCGGTGAAGATCGATCTGCGCGTGATCACACTGGACGTACCGTCTCAGGACGTCATCTCCAAGGACAACGTCACAGTCAAGGTGAACGCGGTTCTGTACTACCGCGTCATGGATCCTGAACGGGCTGTGATTCACGTTGAGGATTTCAACGCCGCCACCAGCCAGCTCGCGCAGACCACGCTGCGCTCGGTCCTGGGTAAGCACGACCTCGATCAGATGCTCTCGGAGCGCGACAAGCTCAACGCCGACATCCAGGAGATCCTTGATGACCAGACCAATGCCTGGGGGATCAAGGTGGCCAACGTCGAGATCAAGCACGTTGACCTCGATGAGTCGATGATTCGGGCCATCGCCCGACAGGCCGAGGCGGAGCGCAATCGCCGGGCCAAGGTGATCCACGCCGAGGGCGAATACCAGGCTTCGCAGCAGCTGCTCAGTGCCGCGAATGTGCTGGCTGAAAACCCCCAGGCGATCCAGCTGCGCTACCTCCAGACGCTGAGCGACATCTCGGTGGATAATGCCTCGACGATCGTCTTCCCGGTGCCGATGGAGATGATGAAGTCGTTGGGACCGGGCGGACTGCAGACCGGGGGTGCGCCATTCAATGTGGCGCCGGGCGCTGCTGCCAACCCTGCCGGCGCGGATGGCTGA
- a CDS encoding transporter translates to MAGQASSVTGRWRAWLIGVVLIAGLGVQPARVDALDLGPLSGIAPPAGVTGLSLELSERSLSGRLDVGAGMNVDATVDRHSASLRLGQAFSLGDQPAYVYGEIPFVDHDLGGQAASQFDLDGGRGVGDAALAVATWPLADRVAGRFLGIAGYLIAPTGEYKVDRTLGANLNPGSNRYAGIVQAGFHQRLPAGFEWSLAADVMAFGDNDDYIGDRLTVGPEGLMPARPATLEVEPYHSYQTSLAWRAHPAVTLAASYYIDRGAASRIDGGDWGPSINRDRYGLWGLFAHTRQTRINVSLKRVVSDRSALSLESAVQVRLVQFF, encoded by the coding sequence TTGGCAGGACAAGCATCGAGTGTCACCGGGCGGTGGCGGGCATGGCTCATTGGCGTGGTGTTGATCGCGGGCCTCGGGGTTCAGCCGGCTCGCGTAGACGCCCTGGATCTGGGGCCGCTCAGTGGCATCGCGCCACCGGCGGGCGTGACCGGGCTGAGCCTCGAGCTCTCGGAACGGTCTCTGTCCGGGCGCCTCGATGTGGGCGCGGGCATGAATGTCGATGCCACCGTCGACCGGCATAGCGCCAGTCTGCGCCTCGGTCAGGCCTTTTCGCTGGGTGATCAGCCTGCCTATGTGTACGGCGAGATCCCGTTTGTCGACCATGACCTGGGTGGGCAGGCCGCCTCGCAGTTTGATCTTGATGGCGGCCGCGGTGTCGGCGATGCCGCGCTGGCCGTGGCGACATGGCCGCTGGCGGATCGGGTCGCCGGGCGCTTTCTTGGCATTGCCGGGTATCTGATTGCCCCGACCGGCGAATACAAGGTGGATCGCACCCTGGGGGCCAACCTCAATCCGGGCAGTAATCGTTACGCCGGGATCGTGCAGGCCGGCTTTCATCAGCGTCTGCCGGCAGGATTCGAATGGAGCCTGGCGGCTGATGTGATGGCGTTCGGCGACAATGATGACTACATCGGCGATCGTCTGACGGTGGGGCCCGAAGGGCTGATGCCGGCGCGTCCGGCGACGCTCGAGGTCGAGCCCTACCACAGCTACCAGACATCGCTCGCCTGGCGTGCCCATCCGGCGGTGACCCTGGCCGCGAGCTACTACATCGACCGCGGTGCCGCCTCCCGCATTGACGGTGGCGACTGGGGACCGTCGATCAATCGCGATCGGTACGGCCTCTGGGGGCTTTTTGCACACACCCGCCAGACGCGGATCAATGTCAGCCTTAAACGGGTTGTCAGCGATCGCAGCGCCCTTTCACTGGAATCCGCGGTGCAGGTGCGACTGGTGCAGTTCTTCTAG
- the xerD gene encoding site-specific tyrosine recombinase XerD: MAERGPGGEDPATIEAFLDGLWMERGLADNTLAAYRSDLQAFARWLSQGGKPSLRQVGRADVMGYLSARVAAGSSRRSSARLLSTLRRFYRFQVRQGALERDPTARVDAPKPGRPLPASLSEDEVERLLDTPDAGTTLGLRDRAMLEVLYATGLRVSELVSLRMDQVNRRQGVVRVTGKGGKERLVPLGDAALEALDRYLDAARALIEGAASTPAVFITNRGRGMTRQAFWYRIRDHARNAGIHQPLSPHTLRHSFATHLLNHGADLRVVQLLLGHSDLSTTQVYTHVARARLQALHAEHHPRG, translated from the coding sequence ATGGCTGAACGCGGTCCGGGCGGGGAAGACCCGGCAACGATCGAGGCCTTTCTGGACGGTCTGTGGATGGAGCGCGGGCTGGCGGATAACACTCTCGCTGCCTACCGAAGCGATCTACAGGCGTTCGCGCGCTGGTTGAGCCAGGGCGGGAAGCCATCGCTGAGGCAGGTCGGGCGAGCCGATGTGATGGGGTATCTGTCGGCCCGCGTCGCCGCCGGGTCGAGTCGGCGGAGTAGTGCGCGGCTGCTATCAACGCTGCGACGTTTCTATCGGTTTCAGGTGCGCCAGGGAGCGCTGGAGCGTGATCCCACCGCCCGAGTGGATGCGCCCAAGCCCGGTCGCCCCCTCCCCGCATCGCTCAGCGAGGACGAGGTGGAGCGATTGCTGGATACGCCCGATGCCGGCACAACGCTGGGCCTGCGTGACCGGGCGATGCTAGAGGTGCTTTACGCGACCGGCCTGCGGGTCTCAGAACTGGTCTCACTGCGTATGGACCAGGTCAACCGCCGGCAGGGTGTGGTACGGGTGACTGGCAAGGGTGGCAAGGAGCGACTGGTACCGCTCGGCGATGCGGCGCTGGAGGCGCTTGACCGCTATCTTGACGCAGCGAGGGCGTTGATCGAGGGGGCCGCATCGACGCCAGCGGTGTTCATCACGAATCGTGGACGGGGCATGACGCGCCAGGCGTTCTGGTATCGCATTCGCGATCATGCCCGCAATGCCGGCATCCATCAGCCACTCTCACCGCATACGCTGCGTCACTCGTTCGCCACACACCTGCTCAATCACGGCGCCGATCTGCGCGTTGTCCAACTGCTGCTGGGCCACAGTGATCTCTCGACCACGCAGGTCTACACCCATGTCGCCCGGGCCAGGCTGCAGGCGCTGCATGCCGAGCACCATCCCCGTGGTTAG